CTCATCGAGTCCCGGTGGGTCACGGTGGAGGGCGACCTCTACACGCTCACCCCCACCGGCCGCACCGCCGGCGCGCGCGTGGGCGAGGCGGTCGAGGCGCTGCGGGCCGAGGCGACGGCGGACGTCCCGCGGGATCAGATCGACGACGCCGTGCGCGTCCTGCGCCGCATCGCCCGCAACCTGGGGCACCCCGACGCCTGAGCCGGCGTCGTGCCCCGCGTCTGTTCCGGCGTCCGCGGCGGCCCCTAGGCTGGCCCGCATGCGTGAACTCCAGCAGCAGATCATCGCCGAGCAGGGCGTCCGGCCGCAGATCGACCCCGCCCAGGAGATCGAGCGGCGGGTCGAGTTCCTCGTGGACTACCTCGAGGCCACCGGGGCGGCCGGGTTCGTCCTGGGCATCTCCGGCGGCGTGGACTCCACGGTGGGCGGCCGGCTGGCCCAGCTCGCCGTCGAGCGCCGCCGCGCCCGTCTCGGGGCGCCCGACGCCGTCGCGCTCGGCGGTCCGGAGGCCCCCCGCGGGGCCCCCGCCGCGGACGAGGCCCCGTCCCCGCAACGCCCGCAGTTCACGGCCGTGCGCCTGCCGTACCGGCAGCAGAAGGACGAGGCCGACGCGCGGGCGGCCATGGACTTCGTGGACGCGGACCGGGAGGTCACCCTGGACATCGCGGCGGGCGTGGAGGGCATCGCGAGCGCGTTCGCCGAGGCGACCGGCGAGGAGATCGCGGACTTCGACAAGGGCAACGTCAAGGCGCGCATGCGCATGGTGGCGCAGTACGCGCTGGCCGGGGCGAACCGTCAGCTGGTGATCGGCACGGACCACGCCGCCGAGGCGGTCACGGGCTTCTACACGAAGTTCGGCGACGGCGGCGCGGACGTCCTGCCGCTGTCCGGACTGAACAAGCGCCAGGTGCGGGCGCTGGGCCGCGAGCTCGGCGCCCCCGAGCACCTGTGGAACAAGGTGCCCACCGCGGACCTGCTGGACGGGAACCCCGGCCGCACGGACGAGGACGAGCTCGGCATGACCTACGAGCACATCGACGACTACCTCGAGGGCGGGGACATCCCCGAGGAGGCCGCGGAGAAGCTCGAGGGCATCTGGCTGCGCAGCCGGCACAAGCGGACCATGCCGGTGACGGTCCACGACGACTGGTGGCGCTGAGCCGGGCCTGGCTCGTCCGCCCCCTCCACTAGCCTGGACGGGTGAAGATCGCCACCTGGAACGTCAACTCCCTCCGTGCCCGCGCCGACCGCGTCGAGGCCTTCCTCGAGCGCCATGACATCGACGTCCTGGCCATCCAGGAGACCAAGTGCCGGGACGAGAACTTCCCGTGGGAGCTCTTCGAGCGCGCCGGCTACGAGGTGGCCCACCACGGCATCTCGCAGTGGAACGGCGTGGCCATCGCCTCGCGCGTGGGCCTCACGGACGTGCAGCGCGGCTTCCCCGGCCAGCCGCACTTCGGCAAGGGCGGCGTCGACCCGCAGGAGGAGTCCCGCGCGCTCGGCGCCACGGTGGGCACCGAGGCGGGCGACGGCGTCGCCCCGGTCCGCCTGTGGAGCCTGTACGTGCCCAACGGGCGCGCCCTGGACAACGAGCACATGCCGTACAAGCTCGAGTGGCTGCGCGTGCTGCGCGAGCACGCGGCCGCTCGCCTCGCCGAGGACCCGGACACCCGGCTCGCCCTGACCGGCGACTGGAACATCGCTCCGCAGGACGAGGACGTGTGGGACATCGAGCTGTTCCAGCGCGAGGGCTATACGCACGTCTCCCCGGCCGAGCGCGCGGCGTTCCACGCGTTCGAGGAGACCGGGCTGGTGGACGTGGTGCGCCCGCGCCACCCCGGCCCCGGCGTGTACACGTACTGGGACTACACGGGCCTGGCCTTCCCCAAGAAGAAGGGCATGCGCATCGACTTCCAGCTGCACTCCCCCGCCCTCGCACGGACGGTCACGGACGCCTGGATCGACCGTGAGGAGCGCAAGGGCAAGGGCGCCTCGGACCACGCGCCCGTGGTCGTCGAGCTGGGCTGAGCCGGACCGTGGTGCACGACGACGGCGCGGACGGCCCGGCGCCCGGGGGCGGCCGGGTGCCGGGCGGCGCCCCGCCCCCGGGGATCGCGCACGGCACCGCGCATCTGCGCGTCTTCCAGCCGCTGGCCGCGTACCCGGACGCGGTGCAGGCCCGGCTGATCGCCGGCGCGCACCGCACGCGCGCCGAGGTGGAGGCCGAGGCGGCCGAGCGTGCCCGTCGTCGTCTGGCGCGGCCCGTGACGGACCCGTTCCCCGAGCCCGGCGAGGACGACCTCGTGCGTGTGCTGCAGGACGAGCAGGGGTCCGCGTTCTACTGCCCGGACGAGTTCGGGCTGCGCGCCGAGATGGCGGCCGCCCAGCTCGAGGAGACCATGCTGCCGCTGGCCTACGAGGCCGCCGTCCCCACGGCGGCGCGGGCCATGAACCGCGGCCGCGTGCTCGTGGCGCTCGAGGAGGAGTGGGGGCTCTCCCCCGACCCGGACGCGGACCGCGCACATCCGGACGAGGAGGACGGGCCCGGGCGGGACGAGGACGGGCCCTCCGGCCGCCACCGGGTGCAGACGCGCACCGCCACGTGGGGCGTGCCCCACGGCTGGCTGGCCGTGTTCGACCCGGAGGAGCCGGTGCGCCGGCTCGTGGACGGGGAGCGCACGGCCTACCGACGCGCCCCGGCGCTGGCGGCACTGGAGCGGGCCGGGCACGCGGCGGCGGCGCTCTCCCGCCACGCCCCGGACGCGGAGCTGATCGCGGAGCTCACGGTGATGGTGGAGTGGCTGGGCGCCTTCCACCCGGACTCCCACGTGGAGCTGGACTACGGCGGGCTCACGCGGCACGTGTGGCCGGACGACTCCGTCTTCGACCTGTGGACGCTCATCGACGCCCTGGAGGAGGGTGACGAGGCGACCGCCGGCGTCGCCCAGGGGCGGCTGAACCGGCGGTGGGCCGCCGTCGGGATGCTGGCCCGGCTGACCTGAGCCGGCCGCTCAGCCCTGCGGCATGCGGCCCAGGAAGGGGGCCGGGTCCAGGGCGGGTTTCTTCGAGGCCTCGAGACGGGCCCGGAAGGCTGGGTCCACATCCCCCACGTAGAGCCAGCCCAGCAGCCGCTCGTGGTCGCCGAGCCCGTGGGCCGCGCGCACGGCGGGGGCGTCCGTGTACAGGCCGGAGCGCCACATCACGCCCCAGCCGGCCTGCCACAGCGCGAGTTCGAGCAGGTGCGCGGCGCCCGCGGCGGTGGCGTCCTGTTCCCAGCCCGGCACGCCGGGGTGGGGCCGGTGCGAGGCGACGACGGCGATCAGCAGCTCCGCCCGGAACGGCTTGGGGTTGACCTCGCCCCGCTCCCGCTCGGTGCCGGCCGCCGCGTCGAGGGCCTCGCCGAGGCGACGGCGGTCCTCACCGCGCAGCAGGATGAGCCGCCAGGGGCGCAGCGCCTTGTGGTCGGCCACGGGGGTGACGGCCGCGAGCAGACCCGCGAGCTCCTTGTCCGTGGGGGTGGACGGGCCCACCTGGGACACGGAGCGGCGCGAGGCCATGGCCTGCAGGACGGGATCGTCGAAGTGCCTCATCCCGCCATTGTGGCCGACCGCGCCGGACGCCTGAGGCGCACACCACGCTGCCGACGCCGCCCACGCGGGGTGCGCGCTCCGGCGTCGGGCCTAGGCTGGAACCCATGACCACACACCGCCTGAGCACCCCGCCCTCGGAAGCCCGGAACCGGCCCGTCACCCCGTGGTGGGTGGACGCCGTGATCTACCAGGTGTACCCGCGCTCCTTCGCGGACGCGGACGGGGACGGCATGGGCGACCTGCGCGGCGTCACCTCGCGCCTCGACTACCTGGCCCAGCTCGGCGTGGACGCGATCTGGCTCTCGCCCTTCTACCTCTCCCCGCAGCACGACGCCGGCTACGACGTCGCGGACTACCGCGCCGTGGACCCGCGGTTCGGCACGCTCGAGGACGCGGACGAGATGATCGCCGCCGCGCACGAGGCCGGCATCCGCGTGGTCGTGGACCTCGTGCCGAACCACACCTCGTCCGAGCACGCGTGGTTCCAGGCCGCCCTGGCCGCCGGCCCCGACTCCCCCGAGCGCGCCCGCTACCACTTCGCCGAGGGCCGCGGCGAGCACGGCGAGCTGCCCCCCAACAACTGGGAGTCCACGTTCGGCGGCGGGGCCTGGACCCGCGTGACCGAGGCGGACGGCACCCCGGGTCAGTGGTACCTGCACCTGTTCGACACCTCGCAGCCGGACCTGAACTGGGAGAACGAGGAGGTGCGCGAGGAGTTCCGCTCCATCCTGCGGTTCTGGCTGGACCGCGGCGTGGACGGCTTCCGGGTGGATGTGGCCCACGGGCTCATCAAGCAGCCCGGCTACCCGGACGCCGACCACTCCCGCATGGGCATGGTCACGGACGCGGGCGAGGACGCCGACCCCACGTTCGACCCGGACACCTTCGAGCCGCTCACCCCGTTCTTGGACCAGGACCGCGTCCACGAGGTCTACCGGGACTGGCGGCGGGTCCTGGACTCCTACGGCCACGAGCCGATGATGGTGGCCGAGGCGTGGGTGGCCCCGCTCTCGCGCATGTTCCGGTACGTCCGCCCCGGCGAGATGCACCAGACCTTCAACTTCACCTACCTCATGGCCGGCTGGGACGCCGCGTCGCTGACCCACGCGATCGACCGGTCCTTCGAGCAGGCCGGACGGGTCGGCGCCCCGAACACCTGGGTGCTCTCGAACCACGACACGGTGCGCCACGCCTCCCGCTACGGCCTCGCGGACCCGAGCTCCTACCCCGCCGGCATCACGGCCGAGGACGAGCAGCCGGACGAGGCGGTCGGTCGCCGTCGGGCCCGCGCCGCCGCGATGGTGGAGCTGGGCCTGCCCGGCTCCGCGTACATCTACCAGGGCGACGAGCTGGGACTGCCCGAGCACACCACCCTGGCCGCCGAGCACCGCCAGGACCCGTACTTCTTCCGCACGGACGGCAAGGAGCCCGGCCGCGACGGCTGTCGCATCCCTCTGCCGTGGGCCGCGGACGAGCCGTCCTACGGCTTCTCGACCCCCGCGGACGACGACGGCCCCGCGTCCGCCGCCGAGGGCGTCGCCGCGCCGTGGCTGCCCCAGCCCGCGTCCTTCCGGGCGCTGGCGGCGGACCGGCAGGTCGGCGTCGAGGGCTCCGTGTTCGAGCTGTACCGGCGTCTGCTGCAGATCCGCGGCGAGCTCGACCTGGGCACGGGCACGTTCGCGTGGTCCGAGCACCACGACCCCGCACGCGGCGTGCTGGCGTTCACGGTCACCTCGGGCGGTGGCCGGCACCTGGGCTCGGGCGAGCCGATCCCGGCGCGCACCGTGCTCGTGATGGCGAACCTGTCGACCGATCCCGTCGACCTGCCCACGGGCCATTCCCGGGCCCTGTTCTCCCTCGAGGAGGCGGAGGCCGTCCAGGACGGGCGGCTCGCGCACGACGCCGCTGCGTGGCTGCTCATGGACTGAGCCGGACGCACCCCGGGACCCGCCGGAGCGCCACAGACCTTCCGCGGGGAATCGGCGGTGGCTGAAGTCACATCGTCCGGCCCGGCCGGACGAACGCGGCGTAACGTCCATGATGACTCGCATCACACCGGACAAAGTGGCATGAACCCTGTGTCACGAGTCACCATGGCGTGTCCCGATCCACCCCCTTCGAGCGGAGACTTCGCACGTGAGCACCTCCCCCTCCGGCTCCCGCGTCGCCGAGCCCGGCGCGGCCACCGCGGACCGCGGGCAGCTGCACCGCGGCCTGAGCCAGCGGCACATCATGTTCATCGCCCTGGGCACGGCAGTCGGCACCGGCCTCTTCTACGGCTCGGCCGGCGGCATCCAGGCCGCCGGGCCGGGCGTGATCCTGTCCTTCCTCATCGCCGGCGCCGCCGTGTTCCTCGTGATGCGCGCCCTCGGCGAGATGACGCTCCGTGAGCCCGTCTCCGGGTCCTTCGCCGCCTACGCCTCCCGTTATCTCGGCCCCTTCGCCGGCTACGTGACCGGCTGGACCTTCGTCTTCGAGCTGGCCGTCGTGATCGTCGCGGACACCGCCGCCATCACCGCGTACATGGCGTTCTGGTTCCCGGAGGTCCCGGCCTGGGCCTGGGTCGCGGCCACGATCCTCGTGGTCGGCCTGATCAACTTCACGCACGTCGGCAACTTCGGAGAGGCCGAGTTCTGGCTGACGCTTGTGAAGGTCGGGGCCATCGTGGCGATGATCTTCGGCGGTGTGATCCTGCTCTTCACCGGCGCCTCCACCGCGGACGGCACCCAGGCCGGCCTGGCGAACCTCGTGGACCATGGCGGATTCCTGCCGCACGGCATCCTGGGCGTGCTGACCGCGCTCACCATCGTGACCTTCTCCTTCGGCGGCATCGAGACCCTCGGCGTGGCCGCGGGCGAGGCCAAGAACCCGGAGAAGGTGCTGCCCAAGGCCATCAACACGGTGCCGATCCGCATCCTGTTGTTCTACGTGCTGACGATGGCGGTCATCATGGCCCTCGTCCCCTGGAACCAGGTGGACGGCAAGGCCAGCCCGTTCGTGCAGATCTTCGAGGGCCTCGGCGTCCCCTTCGCCCCGCACCTGCTGAACTTCGTAGTGCTCACGGCCGCCGTCTCCGCGATCAACGCCTGCATCTACGCGTCCGGTCGCCTGCTCTACGCGATGGCCCACGACGGCCAGGCGCCCCGGGCCTTCACCCACACCAACCGCGGCGGCGTGCCGTGGCTGTCCGTGGCCGTGATGCTGGGCGTGATGGTGCTCGGCGCGGTGCTGATCACCGTGGACCCGAACGCCTTCAGCCTGGTGGCCGGCGTCGCCTCGTTCGCCGTGGTGCTGACCTGGGCCATGATCTTCCTGTCCCACCGCGCCATGCGCAGGCGCGTCGCGGAGCAGGGCGCGGAGCCGTCCCCCTTCCCCATGCCGCTGGGCGGCGTCGGCACCTACCTGGGCCTGGCGTTCGTGGCCACCGTGGTGATCACCATGGCCACCATCCCGGATTCGCGCCAGGCGCTCATCATCGGTCTCGTGTGGGTCGCGGTCCTGACCCTCGCCTGGTTCGTCACCGGCGTGCGCAAGGCCGCCGCGGTCCATGACCGCACCGGCACGCTGCCCGTGGCCTCGGGCGAGGAGGCCGCCGCGTCGCACCGCTGACCCGCACGACCGGCGCCTGACGCACGACGACGCCGCCCGCCCCCGGGACGGGGACGGGCGGCGTCGTGGTCTCCGGCGGGAGGCCGGCCGCGGTCAGCGCCGCGCGTCGGGCGACCCGGCAGGCTCCTCGGCCGAGGAGCCGGCGAGCCGGATCTCGTCGTCGGGCCCGGCAGAGGCCGCCTGCGCGATGGTGCGCTGACGGTCCCGGCTGAGCGAGGCCCACCACTGCGAGGCGGCGACGGGGCCGCCGTCGACCACCTCGTCGTCGTCGGTGTCCAGGCCGAACCGGTCCTTGATGGAGGCCAGCATGGCCTGGCGGCGCACCGCCTCCACCCGCGCCACGGAATAGCCGAGCGAGCGGAAGGTGGCCAGGCACATCACGAGCATCAGCACCGAGAACGGCAGGCCGATGGTGATGGCCAGCGTCTGGATGGCGCTGAGGCCGCCGGCGGCCAGCAGGGCCGCCGACATGAGGGCGGTGGCGATCGCGAAGAAGATCTTCACGGGGACCTTGGGGTTCACGTCTCCGCCCGTGGCGAGCATGCCCATCACGAGCGCGCCGGAGTCCGCCGAGGTCACGAAGAAGATCGCGGAGAGCATGATCGCGCCGATCACCAGCAGGGCGCCGGCGGGCAGCTGCTCCACCACCTGGAACAGGGCGGTGTTGGAGTCGATGCTGCCGTCCGCGCCCACCACGGAGGTGTAGCCGTCCGGGCGGACGGTCTCCAGGTAGATGGCGGTGCCGCCCAGGACGCCGAACCACACGACGCCGATCAGGGTGGGCACCAGCAGCACGCCGGCGAGGAACTGGCGCACGGTGCGCCCGCGGGAGATGCGGGCGATGAAGATGCCCACGAACGGGGTCCAGGACATCCACCAGCCCCAGTAGTAGGCGCTCCAGCCGGCCTGCCAGGCGTCGCCCTCGGCGCCCTGGAACGCGGAGACGTTCAGGGACGCGCCGAAGAAGGTCTGCAGGTAGGCGCCGAAGGACTGCACCATCTCCTTGAACAGGAAGGCGGTGGGGCCGACGATCGCGATGAACAGCAGCAGGCCGGCGGCCAGCACGAGGTTCACGTTCGAGAGCCACTTCATGCCGCGCTCCACGCCGGAGACCACGGTGTAGAGCACCACGAGGGTGACGAGGCCGATCATCGCGTACTCGACCCACGCGCTCTCCTCGGGGACCACGCCGAGCGAGCGCAGGCCCGCGGACATCTGGGTCACGCCCAGGCCGAGGGAGGTGGCCACGCCGAACACGGTGCCGATCAGGGCGATGTTGTCGATCAGGTGGCCCCAGCCGCCGCGCACGCGGCGCTCGCCGAGCAGCGGCTCGAATGCCCAGCGCAGGGCCAGCGGGCGTCCGCGACGGTGGATGGCCAGGCCGACGGCGACGCCCACCACGGCGTAGATGGCCCAGGGCTGCAGGCCCCAGTGCAGGAACGTGGTGGCCAGCGCGGCCTGGGCGGCCTGCGCCGGGTTCGGGTCCGTGGCGGCCAGGTCAGGGCGCGGGCTGACGAAGTGCATGAGCGGCTCGGTCATGCCGAAGAACACGAGGCCGATGCCCATGCCCGCCGCGAAGAGCAGCGCGAACCAGGACAGGGTGGAGAACTCGGGCTTCTCGTCGGGCTTGCCGAGCGTGATGGCGCCCTTGCGGGAGAACGCGAGGTACCCGCAGAAGAGCA
The sequence above is a segment of the Micrococcus endophyticus genome. Coding sequences within it:
- the nadE gene encoding ammonia-dependent NAD(+) synthetase yields the protein MRELQQQIIAEQGVRPQIDPAQEIERRVEFLVDYLEATGAAGFVLGISGGVDSTVGGRLAQLAVERRRARLGAPDAVALGGPEAPRGAPAADEAPSPQRPQFTAVRLPYRQQKDEADARAAMDFVDADREVTLDIAAGVEGIASAFAEATGEEIADFDKGNVKARMRMVAQYALAGANRQLVIGTDHAAEAVTGFYTKFGDGGADVLPLSGLNKRQVRALGRELGAPEHLWNKVPTADLLDGNPGRTDEDELGMTYEHIDDYLEGGDIPEEAAEKLEGIWLRSRHKRTMPVTVHDDWWR
- a CDS encoding exodeoxyribonuclease III — its product is MKIATWNVNSLRARADRVEAFLERHDIDVLAIQETKCRDENFPWELFERAGYEVAHHGISQWNGVAIASRVGLTDVQRGFPGQPHFGKGGVDPQEESRALGATVGTEAGDGVAPVRLWSLYVPNGRALDNEHMPYKLEWLRVLREHAAARLAEDPDTRLALTGDWNIAPQDEDVWDIELFQREGYTHVSPAERAAFHAFEETGLVDVVRPRHPGPGVYTYWDYTGLAFPKKKGMRIDFQLHSPALARTVTDAWIDREERKGKGASDHAPVVVELG
- a CDS encoding nitroreductase family protein; amino-acid sequence: MRHFDDPVLQAMASRRSVSQVGPSTPTDKELAGLLAAVTPVADHKALRPWRLILLRGEDRRRLGEALDAAAGTERERGEVNPKPFRAELLIAVVASHRPHPGVPGWEQDATAAGAAHLLELALWQAGWGVMWRSGLYTDAPAVRAAHGLGDHERLLGWLYVGDVDPAFRARLEASKKPALDPAPFLGRMPQG
- a CDS encoding alpha-amylase family glycosyl hydrolase; translated protein: MTTHRLSTPPSEARNRPVTPWWVDAVIYQVYPRSFADADGDGMGDLRGVTSRLDYLAQLGVDAIWLSPFYLSPQHDAGYDVADYRAVDPRFGTLEDADEMIAAAHEAGIRVVVDLVPNHTSSEHAWFQAALAAGPDSPERARYHFAEGRGEHGELPPNNWESTFGGGAWTRVTEADGTPGQWYLHLFDTSQPDLNWENEEVREEFRSILRFWLDRGVDGFRVDVAHGLIKQPGYPDADHSRMGMVTDAGEDADPTFDPDTFEPLTPFLDQDRVHEVYRDWRRVLDSYGHEPMMVAEAWVAPLSRMFRYVRPGEMHQTFNFTYLMAGWDAASLTHAIDRSFEQAGRVGAPNTWVLSNHDTVRHASRYGLADPSSYPAGITAEDEQPDEAVGRRRARAAAMVELGLPGSAYIYQGDELGLPEHTTLAAEHRQDPYFFRTDGKEPGRDGCRIPLPWAADEPSYGFSTPADDDGPASAAEGVAAPWLPQPASFRALAADRQVGVEGSVFELYRRLLQIRGELDLGTGTFAWSEHHDPARGVLAFTVTSGGGRHLGSGEPIPARTVLVMANLSTDPVDLPTGHSRALFSLEEAEAVQDGRLAHDAAAWLLMD
- a CDS encoding amino acid permease, which codes for MSTSPSGSRVAEPGAATADRGQLHRGLSQRHIMFIALGTAVGTGLFYGSAGGIQAAGPGVILSFLIAGAAVFLVMRALGEMTLREPVSGSFAAYASRYLGPFAGYVTGWTFVFELAVVIVADTAAITAYMAFWFPEVPAWAWVAATILVVGLINFTHVGNFGEAEFWLTLVKVGAIVAMIFGGVILLFTGASTADGTQAGLANLVDHGGFLPHGILGVLTALTIVTFSFGGIETLGVAAGEAKNPEKVLPKAINTVPIRILLFYVLTMAVIMALVPWNQVDGKASPFVQIFEGLGVPFAPHLLNFVVLTAAVSAINACIYASGRLLYAMAHDGQAPRAFTHTNRGGVPWLSVAVMLGVMVLGAVLITVDPNAFSLVAGVASFAVVLTWAMIFLSHRAMRRRVAEQGAEPSPFPMPLGGVGTYLGLAFVATVVITMATIPDSRQALIIGLVWVAVLTLAWFVTGVRKAAAVHDRTGTLPVASGEEAAASHR
- a CDS encoding BCCT family transporter, which encodes MSESIPPSHPSAPPGPAGAHPAAPAAGAADAREASAAVAPASSDAATGARVLLPWVFWPSTIVVLLFVGATLLFPEPMTAAIGTVQQAIITNFSWWYALVALFFVLFCGYLAFSRKGAITLGKPDEKPEFSTLSWFALLFAAGMGIGLVFFGMTEPLMHFVSPRPDLAATDPNPAQAAQAALATTFLHWGLQPWAIYAVVGVAVGLAIHRRGRPLALRWAFEPLLGERRVRGGWGHLIDNIALIGTVFGVATSLGLGVTQMSAGLRSLGVVPEESAWVEYAMIGLVTLVVLYTVVSGVERGMKWLSNVNLVLAAGLLLFIAIVGPTAFLFKEMVQSFGAYLQTFFGASLNVSAFQGAEGDAWQAGWSAYYWGWWMSWTPFVGIFIARISRGRTVRQFLAGVLLVPTLIGVVWFGVLGGTAIYLETVRPDGYTSVVGADGSIDSNTALFQVVEQLPAGALLVIGAIMLSAIFFVTSADSGALVMGMLATGGDVNPKVPVKIFFAIATALMSAALLAAGGLSAIQTLAITIGLPFSVLMLVMCLATFRSLGYSVARVEAVRRQAMLASIKDRFGLDTDDDEVVDGGPVAASQWWASLSRDRQRTIAQAASAGPDDEIRLAGSSAEEPAGSPDARR